The following are from one region of the Cytobacillus firmus genome:
- a CDS encoding PhoH family protein encodes MTEDLKTMNLQLEDPNEAIALLGNSDANLKIIEQELNVSIVTRGESVYVSGEMDKVELAGKVLDKLLYVIRKGINISQRDVMYALQMANKGTLEYFSDLYEEEITKNAKGKSIRVKTLGQRQYIQAIRQNDLVFGIGPAGTGKTYLAVVMAVNALKNGNVKRIILTRPAVEAGESLGFLPGDLKEKVDPYLRPLYDALHDILGAEHTQRMIERGTIEIAPLAYMRGRTLDDAFVILDEAQNTTQAQMKMFLTRLGFGSKMIITGDRTQVDLPKGVKSGLIAAEDILKGVSGLSFVHLEQSDVVRHPLVGRIIQAYQTEDSQ; translated from the coding sequence ATGACAGAAGACTTGAAAACAATGAACCTGCAGCTGGAAGATCCTAATGAAGCCATTGCATTATTAGGCAATTCAGATGCAAACCTAAAAATTATTGAGCAAGAACTGAATGTTTCCATTGTAACCAGGGGAGAATCCGTTTATGTGTCTGGCGAAATGGACAAAGTGGAACTGGCTGGAAAGGTTCTGGATAAACTGCTTTATGTAATCCGGAAAGGTATAAATATAAGCCAGAGAGATGTTATGTATGCTCTTCAAATGGCAAACAAGGGAACACTAGAGTATTTCAGTGATTTATACGAAGAAGAAATCACTAAAAACGCAAAAGGAAAGTCTATTCGTGTTAAGACACTGGGACAGCGTCAATACATTCAAGCAATCCGCCAAAATGACCTGGTTTTTGGCATAGGGCCAGCAGGAACAGGAAAAACATATTTGGCAGTTGTCATGGCTGTCAATGCTTTGAAAAATGGGAATGTGAAAAGAATCATTCTAACCCGCCCTGCAGTCGAAGCGGGAGAAAGCCTTGGCTTTCTTCCGGGGGATCTTAAGGAAAAAGTCGATCCTTACTTACGGCCTTTGTATGATGCTTTGCATGATATATTAGGTGCAGAGCATACACAAAGAATGATTGAAAGAGGCACGATTGAAATTGCACCGCTGGCTTATATGCGCGGAAGAACTTTAGATGATGCCTTTGTCATACTGGACGAAGCGCAAAATACAACTCAGGCGCAAATGAAGATGTTTCTGACCAGGCTGGGCTTTGGTTCAAAAATGATTATTACCGGAGACAGAACACAGGTTGACCTTCCAAAGGGTGTAAAATCAGGTCTGATCGCAGCAGAAGACATACTCAAGGGTGTAAGCGGACTATCATTCGTTCACTTGGAACAAAGTGATGTGGTGCGTCATCCGCTTGTGGGAAGGATTATTCAGGCATACCAGACAGAAGATAGCCAATGA
- the ltrA gene encoding group II intron reverse transcriptase/maturase — MKLLEQIISNQNMNEAYLRVYRNKGTSGIDGVTVDELKQYLKENKDELRQRIRTRKYQPQAALRVEIPKENGKMRKLGIPTVVDRVVQQAIHQVLSPIFEEQFSEFSYGFRPKRSCEMAIIKSLEFMNDGDDWVIDIDLERFFDTVHHDKLMRIIANTIDDGDVISLIRKYLVSGVMVKGKYEETPVGTPQGGPLSPLLSNIMLNELDRELEKRGLRFVRYADDSLIFVKSEKAAKRVMKSVVRYIEDKLGLIVNAEKSKISRPKELKFLGFAYYFDVNNLRYQVKPHLSSIQKFQRRLRQLTKRNWSIPLGLRIVKLKQVIFGWINYFRITKMKKAIKRIDMKLRSRIRVIIWKQWKVPKKQIKSLIQLGIPEEEAKGLTYCRKGYRFIGLSKVVQRAISNKRLKQRGLPSAFEHYLKVHTVI, encoded by the coding sequence GTGAAACTTTTAGAACAGATCATAAGTAACCAAAATATGAACGAAGCCTACTTGCGTGTCTATAGAAATAAAGGCACAAGTGGCATCGATGGTGTAACAGTCGACGAATTAAAGCAATATCTGAAAGAGAACAAAGATGAGCTGCGTCAGCGCATCAGAACAAGAAAATACCAACCACAAGCTGCCTTAAGAGTGGAAATTCCAAAAGAAAATGGCAAGATGCGCAAATTGGGAATACCAACAGTAGTGGATAGAGTCGTTCAACAAGCCATACATCAAGTTCTCAGTCCGATATTTGAAGAACAGTTCAGCGAGTTCAGTTACGGTTTCAGACCAAAAAGAAGTTGTGAGATGGCGATAATTAAAAGCCTGGAATTTATGAATGATGGTGATGATTGGGTAATAGACATCGACCTTGAAAGATTCTTCGATACTGTTCATCACGATAAACTCATGCGCATTATTGCCAACACAATAGATGATGGTGATGTCATCTCGTTAATTAGAAAATACTTAGTCAGTGGAGTTATGGTAAAAGGGAAATATGAAGAAACTCCCGTTGGGACTCCGCAAGGAGGTCCTCTTAGCCCATTATTGAGTAATATTATGTTAAACGAACTTGATAGGGAACTAGAGAAAAGAGGATTACGGTTTGTGAGATATGCCGATGATTCCCTCATTTTTGTGAAAAGCGAAAAAGCAGCTAAAAGAGTAATGAAATCAGTAGTGAGGTATATAGAGGACAAACTAGGATTAATAGTTAACGCAGAGAAGAGTAAAATTTCACGCCCAAAAGAATTGAAATTCTTAGGGTTCGCTTATTACTTCGATGTTAATAACCTAAGATACCAAGTAAAACCTCACCTAAGTTCAATCCAGAAATTCCAGAGGAGGCTTCGACAACTAACAAAACGGAACTGGAGTATTCCACTAGGGCTTCGAATAGTGAAGCTTAAACAAGTCATATTCGGATGGATAAACTACTTCAGAATCACAAAGATGAAAAAAGCAATAAAGCGAATTGATATGAAATTGCGTTCCAGAATTAGGGTAATCATCTGGAAGCAATGGAAGGTACCCAAGAAACAAATCAAATCGCTTATTCAACTAGGGATTCCGGAGGAAGAAGCGAAAGGATTAACCTACTGTCGAAAAGGTTACCGTTTTATAGGATTATCGAAAGTCGTCCAAAGAGCAATATCCAATAAAAGATTAAAGCAGAGGGGGCTCCCCTCTGCTTTTGAACACTATCTAAAAGTACACACTGTAATATAA
- a CDS encoding HD family phosphohydrolase, translating into MSNLQQSMTTIRNLLNMTFFRVLLFVLLGVAMYFSMYSNVKPEKLDLSLFSVAEQTIRSPITIEDKASTERKRKEAENNVKDIYVVKKEIAQNRVDLVTSIFGSVSEVNEEVKEGMEEKKKASANESDKDVEAPDPSAPGPKEKLSMVKEKLTDDVTREVSDGVFLALLQAKEGELSIAKDLTVTAINKIMNNEIPAEQVENAKKRVEEELKFTSLNSETKKAAIELGRYAIYQNQFYDPAATEELRQQTIESVEPVKILQGQIIVEENQLISRDIYRQLELVGLLDSVNSIQPFIGLSLIIIIVLSALYYYFHELNVQRELKQSYLLLFSLVFILSLLLMKVISLFQYADYSEIGYIYPAAMGAMLIKILIDEKLAMYYTIIMAISGSIIFNEGVTGTFQLTSAIYILCSGLAAILFLSRQNRRSKILQAGLFVSAVNILVIFSMLFLRNGHYETIEYGFYFVIALISGISSAVLAIGLLPYFEAGFGILSTMRLIELSNPNHPLLRKILTESPGTYHHSVMVANLSESACEAIGANGLLARVGCYYHDIGKTKRPQFFIENQVNIENPHDRLPPQTSKNIIIAHAADGAEMLRKHKMPKEIVDIAEQHHGTTLLKFFYYKAKQNGLEVKEEDYRYPGPKPQSKESAVIGIADSVEAAVRSMAHPTTEQIEDLVKKIIADRLQDGQLNECDLTLKELETVSHSFCETLNGIFHSRIEYPEMTKQKVKQA; encoded by the coding sequence GTGTCAAATCTTCAGCAGAGTATGACTACAATCAGAAATTTACTTAATATGACCTTTTTTCGTGTTCTCTTATTTGTTCTTTTGGGAGTTGCTATGTATTTTTCCATGTATAGCAATGTGAAGCCTGAAAAGCTGGATTTAAGTCTATTCTCTGTCGCTGAACAGACAATAAGGTCACCCATTACAATAGAGGATAAAGCAAGCACAGAAAGAAAGAGAAAAGAAGCAGAAAATAATGTTAAGGATATTTACGTTGTAAAAAAGGAGATTGCCCAAAACAGAGTTGACCTCGTTACCTCCATTTTTGGATCAGTTTCGGAAGTGAATGAAGAAGTAAAAGAAGGGATGGAAGAGAAAAAGAAGGCTTCTGCAAATGAGTCAGACAAAGATGTAGAGGCACCAGACCCTTCCGCCCCTGGTCCTAAAGAGAAATTGTCCATGGTTAAAGAAAAACTCACTGATGATGTAACACGTGAAGTATCGGATGGCGTCTTCCTTGCTTTGCTGCAGGCAAAGGAGGGAGAACTGAGCATTGCGAAAGACCTTACTGTTACGGCCATCAATAAAATCATGAATAATGAAATTCCGGCTGAACAGGTGGAGAACGCAAAGAAGCGTGTTGAAGAAGAACTGAAGTTCACCAGCTTAAATTCAGAAACAAAAAAAGCCGCAATAGAGCTTGGGCGCTATGCAATATATCAAAATCAATTCTATGATCCTGCGGCCACGGAAGAATTACGGCAGCAGACCATTGAAAGTGTCGAGCCAGTAAAAATTCTTCAGGGACAGATCATTGTTGAAGAAAATCAGCTGATCAGCAGGGACATATACCGACAGCTTGAACTTGTAGGGCTTCTGGACAGTGTTAATTCGATTCAGCCTTTTATCGGCTTATCTTTGATCATTATCATTGTTTTATCAGCTCTATATTATTATTTCCACGAACTGAATGTACAGAGGGAATTAAAGCAAAGCTATTTATTGCTGTTCAGCCTTGTCTTTATCTTATCGTTATTGCTTATGAAGGTCATCAGCCTTTTCCAATACGCCGATTACTCAGAGATAGGGTATATCTATCCTGCAGCTATGGGAGCTATGCTGATCAAAATACTGATTGATGAAAAGCTTGCAATGTACTACACAATTATTATGGCTATCAGCGGAAGCATCATTTTTAATGAAGGTGTTACAGGGACATTCCAGCTGACATCAGCCATTTATATCCTTTGCAGCGGCTTGGCTGCCATTTTGTTTTTGAGCAGACAGAATCGCCGCTCTAAAATATTGCAGGCTGGTTTATTCGTATCTGCAGTAAACATACTTGTTATCTTTTCAATGCTTTTCTTAAGAAATGGCCACTATGAAACGATTGAATATGGATTTTACTTTGTAATTGCTTTGATTTCAGGTATTTCGTCTGCAGTCCTGGCCATTGGCCTGCTGCCATATTTTGAGGCGGGATTTGGAATTTTGTCTACTATGAGGCTGATTGAGCTATCTAATCCTAATCATCCGCTGCTGAGAAAGATACTGACCGAATCTCCCGGAACCTACCATCATAGTGTAATGGTTGCAAATCTCTCCGAGTCAGCTTGTGAAGCTATTGGGGCAAATGGTCTTTTAGCAAGGGTGGGCTGCTACTATCACGATATCGGCAAAACGAAACGGCCGCAGTTTTTTATTGAAAATCAGGTGAATATTGAAAATCCGCATGATCGGCTTCCTCCCCAGACCAGTAAGAATATTATTATCGCCCATGCCGCAGATGGTGCTGAAATGCTGAGAAAGCATAAGATGCCTAAGGAGATAGTGGATATTGCCGAACAGCATCATGGGACAACATTGCTGAAATTTTTTTACTACAAAGCAAAACAAAATGGTCTTGAGGTAAAAGAAGAGGACTACCGCTATCCTGGACCTAAACCGCAATCAAAAGAGTCGGCAGTCATTGGCATTGCGGATAGTGTAGAAGCTGCAGTCCGTTCAATGGCACATCCTACAACAGAGCAAATAGAGGATTTAGTCAAAAAGATAATCGCAGACAGGCTTCAGGATGGACAGCTGAATGAATGTGATTTAACCTTAAAAGAGCTGGAAACCGTTTCACACTCTTTCTGTGAGACGTTAAACGGAATTTTCCATTCACGTATTGAGTATCCTGAAATGACAAAACAGAAGGTGAAACAGGCATGA
- the ybeY gene encoding rRNA maturation RNase YbeY, with the protein MNLNIDFLDETNELQENDIAKIEELINFAASKESVEPESEVSITFVTNERIREINKEYRDKDRPTDVISFAMEELGEGEIELIGADMPRILGDIIISTAKAKEQAEEYGHSFIRELGFLAVHGFLHLLGYDHENPEDEKKMFSRQKDILDEYGLTR; encoded by the coding sequence ATGAATTTAAACATTGATTTTTTAGACGAAACGAATGAGCTTCAGGAAAATGATATAGCCAAAATTGAAGAGTTAATTAACTTTGCGGCTTCAAAAGAATCTGTGGAGCCTGAAAGCGAGGTATCCATTACGTTTGTGACGAATGAGCGGATCCGCGAGATCAACAAGGAATATCGGGATAAAGATCGGCCGACTGATGTCATTTCTTTCGCGATGGAAGAACTTGGTGAAGGTGAAATTGAACTGATTGGGGCTGATATGCCGCGAATCCTGGGGGATATCATCATCTCCACTGCTAAGGCGAAGGAGCAGGCGGAGGAGTATGGACATTCTTTTATTAGGGAGCTTGGCTTTTTGGCGGTCCATGGCTTCCTGCATCTTCTTGGCTATGATCATGAAAATCCGGAAGATGAGAAAAAAATGTTTTCCCGCCAGAAGGATATACTTGATGAATACGGGCTCACAAGATAA
- a CDS encoding diacylglycerol kinase family protein: protein MNTGSQDKKVRKHNVLKSFVFAFSGIRTALLNERNLQIHLAVSLAVMFFGIYFGISRLEWIIILLAIGGMLSLELLNTAIERAVDLATEDYHPLAKQAKDIAAGAVLVFAIISVIIGGVIFLPKILIFLQ from the coding sequence ATGAATACGGGCTCACAAGATAAAAAAGTCCGAAAACACAATGTCCTCAAATCCTTTGTGTTTGCTTTTTCCGGAATTAGAACGGCGTTATTGAACGAAAGGAATCTGCAGATACATTTGGCAGTATCCCTCGCTGTCATGTTCTTTGGAATATATTTTGGCATTTCCCGGCTTGAATGGATAATCATTCTGCTGGCCATCGGGGGAATGCTCTCACTTGAACTCCTTAATACAGCCATTGAAAGGGCTGTGGATCTGGCAACCGAAGATTACCATCCCCTTGCCAAGCAGGCTAAGGATATAGCCGCTGGAGCGGTACTGGTGTTTGCCATAATAAGTGTAATAATAGGCGGAGTAATATTCCTGCCTAAAATCCTGATATTTTTGCAGTAA
- a CDS encoding cytidine deaminase: protein MHREQLRFTGKEEIIVNNDQLIQEAKIARDRAYVPYSKFKVGAALLSSDGQVFHGCNIENAAYSMCNCAERTALFKAYSDGVKSFSAIAVVADTDRPVPPCGACRQVISELCPPEMKVVLTNLKGDISELTVEELLPGAFSPEDLHE from the coding sequence TTGCATCGGGAGCAGCTCCGTTTTACAGGAAAGGAAGAAATAATTGTGAATAACGATCAACTAATACAGGAAGCAAAGATTGCAAGAGATAGAGCATATGTGCCATATTCAAAATTCAAAGTGGGAGCGGCGCTATTAAGCAGTGACGGTCAGGTTTTTCACGGCTGCAACATAGAAAATGCAGCGTACAGCATGTGTAATTGCGCTGAAAGGACTGCGCTCTTCAAAGCATATTCTGATGGCGTTAAAAGCTTTTCAGCCATTGCTGTTGTTGCTGACACAGACCGTCCTGTTCCCCCATGCGGTGCATGCAGACAGGTAATATCCGAATTATGTCCGCCTGAAATGAAAGTTGTTCTAACCAACTTAAAAGGGGATATTAGTGAATTAACAGTTGAAGAATTACTGCCAGGAGCATTTTCACCGGAGGACTTACATGAATAA
- the era gene encoding GTPase Era gives MNNTQQGHKSGFISIIGRPNVGKSTFLNRVIGQKIAIMSDKPQTTRNKVQGVLTTNDAQYIFIDTPGIHKPKHKLGDFMMKVAQNTLKEVDVILFMVNAQEGFGRGEEFILEKFQSVRTPIFLVINKIDQVHPDELFKIIESYKEKYEFSEIIPISALEGNNVETLLEQIKKYIPEGPQFYPADQVTDHPERFIVSELIREKALHLTREEIPHSLAVTIDKMERREDKDVVHVMATIIVERDSQKGIVIGKQGKMLKEIGKRARVDIENLLGSQVFLELWVKVQKDWRNKMSQLRDFGFREDEY, from the coding sequence ATGAATAATACACAACAAGGACACAAATCAGGCTTTATTTCCATAATCGGCAGACCCAACGTAGGAAAGTCAACATTTTTAAATCGCGTAATAGGGCAGAAAATTGCCATTATGAGTGATAAGCCGCAAACAACGCGCAATAAAGTTCAGGGTGTCCTGACAACCAATGATGCACAATATATTTTTATTGATACGCCAGGAATCCATAAGCCAAAGCATAAACTGGGAGACTTTATGATGAAAGTTGCCCAAAATACACTGAAAGAAGTGGATGTCATCCTGTTTATGGTAAATGCCCAGGAAGGCTTTGGACGCGGTGAGGAATTCATACTTGAGAAATTTCAGTCAGTCCGTACGCCCATTTTCCTTGTGATCAATAAGATTGACCAGGTACATCCAGATGAACTTTTTAAAATTATTGAGTCTTACAAGGAAAAGTACGAGTTCAGTGAAATTATCCCCATTTCTGCTTTGGAAGGCAATAATGTAGAGACGCTGTTAGAACAGATTAAAAAGTATATTCCTGAAGGGCCGCAGTTTTATCCTGCTGATCAGGTAACAGATCACCCGGAGAGATTTATCGTTTCCGAACTGATCAGGGAAAAAGCGCTGCATCTAACAAGAGAGGAAATTCCGCACTCGCTTGCTGTAACTATTGATAAAATGGAGCGCCGCGAAGACAAAGATGTCGTTCATGTCATGGCTACGATCATAGTGGAACGTGACTCCCAGAAGGGCATTGTCATTGGAAAGCAAGGAAAAATGCTCAAGGAAATCGGAAAAAGAGCAAGGGTGGATATTGAAAATCTTCTTGGATCACAGGTTTTTCTGGAGCTGTGGGTCAAAGTCCAGAAAGACTGGCGCAATAAAATGTCACAGCTTCGCGATTTTGGCTTCCGTGAAGATGAGTACTGA
- a CDS encoding YqzL family protein, whose product MMDFTWRVFSQTGNIDTYLLFKELEKETQDIPGSNDEELAEADFPIS is encoded by the coding sequence ATGATGGATTTTACCTGGAGAGTGTTTTCCCAGACAGGAAATATTGACACATATCTTCTCTTCAAGGAGCTAGAAAAGGAAACTCAGGATATACCCGGCAGCAATGATGAAGAGCTAGCAGAAGCTGATTTTCCCATCTCATAG
- the recO gene encoding DNA repair protein RecO yields MLDKCEGIVIRTTNYSETNKIVTLYTREWGKVGVMARGAKKPNSRLAAVTQLFTYGNFLVQRGSGLGTLQQGDMISSMRSIKEDIFLTAYASYIVDLTDKSSEDKKPNPFLFELLHQTLNLINEGYDPEILTNIYEMKMLNGLGLYPVLDQCSVCGSTDGHFAFSIRENGLICHRCLDKDPYHYKVSQATIKLLRLFYFFDLSRLGNISVKPETKSELKKIISAYYEEYSGLNLKTKKFLNQMDKFNDLM; encoded by the coding sequence TTGCTTGATAAATGTGAAGGCATTGTCATCAGGACAACTAATTATAGTGAAACAAATAAGATAGTTACTTTATATACCCGTGAATGGGGAAAAGTTGGTGTGATGGCACGTGGAGCGAAAAAACCCAACAGCAGACTTGCTGCTGTCACCCAGCTTTTTACATACGGGAATTTTTTAGTTCAGCGCGGAAGCGGTCTGGGCACTCTGCAGCAGGGTGACATGATTTCATCCATGCGATCTATTAAAGAAGATATTTTTCTTACGGCTTATGCAAGCTATATTGTCGATTTAACAGATAAAAGCAGTGAGGATAAGAAGCCCAACCCATTTTTGTTCGAATTGCTGCATCAAACGCTGAATTTAATAAACGAAGGATATGATCCGGAGATTCTCACGAATATTTATGAAATGAAAATGCTTAACGGTTTGGGTTTATATCCAGTTCTTGATCAATGTTCTGTCTGCGGAAGCACTGACGGGCATTTTGCATTTTCAATCCGGGAAAACGGCCTCATTTGTCACCGCTGTCTTGATAAGGATCCTTATCATTATAAAGTATCACAGGCGACAATTAAGCTGCTGCGCCTCTTTTATTTTTTTGATTTGTCCAGGCTCGGCAATATCTCTGTTAAACCGGAAACCAAATCTGAACTGAAAAAGATTATCTCTGCTTATTATGAAGAGTATTCCGGCTTAAACCTTAAGACTAAGAAGTTTTTGAATCAAATGGACAAGTTTAATGATCTTATGTAA